One region of Gloeocapsa sp. PCC 73106 genomic DNA includes:
- the cobO gene encoding cob(I)yrinic acid a,c-diamide adenosyltransferase — protein MTEEYQRKMQKRKEIQEQRLAACQDSKGLIIVNTGNGKGKTTAALGMVLRSLGHGYRVAIVQFIKGAWEPAEKAILSQWEQQLEFYAMGEGFTWETQDRERDISKATEAWHKALTFLLNPEYQLVLLDEINVALKLGYLNLEEVIAALVQKPPQTHVILTGRGAPPALVEIADLVTEMKLIKHPFREQGIKAQPGIEF, from the coding sequence ATGACAGAAGAATATCAACGCAAAATGCAGAAACGCAAAGAAATACAAGAGCAACGACTCGCTGCTTGTCAAGACAGTAAAGGATTAATCATAGTTAATACCGGTAACGGGAAGGGTAAAACTACCGCAGCTTTAGGAATGGTATTGCGATCGCTCGGTCACGGTTATCGAGTCGCGATCGTTCAGTTTATCAAAGGCGCTTGGGAACCTGCGGAAAAAGCGATTTTGAGTCAATGGGAGCAACAATTAGAATTTTACGCCATGGGGGAGGGTTTTACCTGGGAAACCCAAGATCGTGAGCGAGATATATCTAAAGCGACAGAAGCTTGGCATAAAGCCTTAACCTTTCTTCTTAATCCTGAGTATCAATTAGTGCTACTAGATGAGATTAATGTTGCCTTAAAATTAGGATATCTCAACTTGGAGGAAGTAATAGCCGCTTTAGTCCAAAAACCCCCACAAACCCACGTAATTCTAACCGGAAGAGGAGCGCCTCCTGCTTTAGTGGAAATCGCTGACTTGGTTACAGAGATGAAATTAATTAAACACCCTTTTAGGGAACAGGGAATTAAAGCGCAACCAGGTATAGAATTTTAG
- a CDS encoding DUF2839 domain-containing protein: MGESKRRKEALGTEYGKEQTVVSWLPITKSQAEQFYRITTKGAWIGIVLLVGAWLTIRFVGPAFGWWEINY, from the coding sequence ATGGGTGAATCAAAACGTCGTAAAGAAGCTTTGGGTACAGAGTACGGTAAAGAACAAACAGTCGTCTCTTGGCTTCCCATTACCAAATCTCAAGCCGAGCAATTCTATCGTATCACCACCAAAGGCGCTTGGATTGGTATTGTATTGTTAGTGGGCGCTTGGTTAACGATTCGCTTTGTTGGTCCCGCTTTTGGCTGGTGGGAAATTAATTACTAG
- the fghA gene encoding S-formylglutathione hydrolase, with protein MILKTQHRCFGGTVAYYSHYSDYCRSHMSFSIFLPPSQEPRPVLYFLSGLTCTPENFTVKAGVQRYAALYGLVIVAPDTSPRETGIPGESDRTDLGSGASFYLDAVTSPWREHYQMYSYITKELPQVIGENFAVLKDKQGIFGHSMGGHGALIAALKNPGQYLSVSAFAPISAPSLCEWGKRAFTTYLGEDVSLWGNYDASQLVKHNRLSSKILIDQGKADQFYQEQQLLPEVFQEACQEVGQPLELRFHEGYDHSYFMIASFIGEHLQHHIAILDPSTGEQS; from the coding sequence ATGATTCTCAAAACTCAACATCGTTGTTTTGGCGGTACTGTCGCCTATTACAGTCACTACTCTGACTATTGTCGTAGTCATATGAGTTTCTCTATCTTTTTACCACCTTCGCAAGAACCTCGTCCTGTACTTTACTTTCTTTCGGGTTTAACTTGTACACCAGAAAATTTTACTGTTAAAGCGGGAGTACAGCGATATGCAGCACTATACGGTTTAGTTATTGTCGCTCCCGATACTAGTCCGCGTGAAACGGGTATACCGGGGGAAAGCGATCGCACTGATTTAGGAAGTGGTGCTAGTTTCTATCTAGATGCGGTCACTTCTCCTTGGCGCGAGCATTATCAGATGTATAGTTATATAACTAAAGAGCTACCTCAAGTGATTGGGGAGAATTTCGCGGTTTTAAAGGATAAACAGGGTATATTTGGGCATTCTATGGGAGGTCACGGCGCTTTAATCGCTGCTTTAAAGAATCCTGGACAATATCTCTCGGTTTCAGCTTTTGCTCCTATTAGTGCTCCTTCTTTATGTGAATGGGGAAAACGAGCTTTTACGACCTATTTAGGGGAAGACGTGAGTCTGTGGGGAAATTACGACGCTTCGCAATTAGTAAAGCACAATCGGTTATCGAGTAAGATTTTGATAGATCAAGGAAAAGCCGACCAATTTTACCAGGAGCAGCAACTGTTACCGGAGGTTTTCCAAGAAGCTTGTCAAGAAGTGGGACAACCTCTGGAATTGAGATTTCACGAGGGCTATGATCACAGTTACTTTATGATAGCAAGCTTTATCGGTGAGCATTTACAGCACCATATAGCTATTTTAGATCCTAGTACAGGGGAGCAATCATGA